GACTGTCCatttccccacaaaatccaggccttgtgcctataatagaaaggattattattgttatcattattaatattttttcggtaataattcaaaatacaaaCCATTAATTTCTAGTTCATTCATAGCTTCCTCCAAATCTGATTCTGATGGATTCCATCCGATACAACGAAGAAATTCGCCAATGTCTAAAACCGACATCTTGTCTTTCCGACTTTTAAACAATTTGAAGGCTTCGTAGAGCTCTGCAATGAtaatagaaagagagaatatatagaaACATTACATGAGGTAATTAAGTAGTTCAAGTAGATAGTTTTAAAAATTGtcggcattccagccgtgaccatcctgtaATTTCGTCAGCCGTTGATTGCATTATACAATGTGTCTATATTTTTAAGGCAATAGgatgaaatttgagggaggtttggttgctatttctagcatgttaaacggcatgttaaacacacacacacacacacacataatgatggtttgtttccttttctccttcaTATTTATCTGTACACAAATCCGTCGTATGAAATTACATTGACAGTATGATCAAATTTAAAGCGAAATCAATAAAGACAGaccgacaggcagacagacagatttgCATTAAAAATGCATGAAGCGAAAATTTGTTTCTAAACGAATGCATGAAAGGTGAGAACGCGTCATGTAAGACTTCCATTTTTACCAAATATCATGATTCTAGGAACGGAGGTGGGGACGAAGAGAGGCGGTTTGCCACATTGTCTAAGAAGCAATTTGGTAATGACAAATTAATTAAGAATGACTGGTTTCTTTCTCATAACAATTACCAGACGCAGAGAAATCGGAGCTAACATAATTTATGAGATGAACCAGAAAAAGttaattacttaaaattataCCCGTAGTAAAGGGAACAAAATCACTTTCTTAATGTTTAATTCTGGTCAAAGGCAGATGAGAAAActccataatataaatataaattaaaatgcagTGGGAATGTGTCTGATCTTTCGTAATACGATGACAATTCCTGACACATTTCAGTCGTATTAGAGCTCATCAGAGTAACAGAATCTTACTGTTACTGCGTGGACTAAGCCAACAGAAATGCCCTATGTTGAGGTTTAGAGCAGACTTTGTTGTTGGGATGAGTACTTGTGTATTACCCTATAGCTTTGTGGACTTCATTTTTGAAGCCCCGGTTAACCTATACACAAGCACTCATAACCTATACACAAGCACTCATAACCTATACACAAGCACTCATAACCTATACACAAGCACTCAACCATGATTGCAttacatcttatagcagaaacagccgtaagctaatgaaatacattacataatttcttgttcttttgtcatttatttaatttcttacaaCTCTCTGTACTCGACTAATGCTTTTTTTAatgaagcatatatgtatattgagtccTAACACCAAGTTATTaatatcgctatatatatatatatgctggaagCGGCGGTGgtgtgagagtatgtatatgagcatgtctgtgaaagacagagagaaactgacagacagacactaaCTTACATCTCATGCAGAGCTTTTGTACAGAGTAGACACTTCACTGTACAAGACAGAGTGGGGGTACTAAATGTGGTGGGTTGGTGTGAAATATATTGTCCTGATGTCGAGTTAATCGATAGTGACTCGATTATGACACTGTTGCTAATAACGACAATGTCTTGGAATGAGGTAATTAGgttttaacaataataacaatggtttcaaattttggcagaaggccagcaatttcgtggaagAGGATAAGTCTGTtacatccgaaaggatgaaaggcaaagccaaccttggcggaatttgagctcagaacgtaaagacgggcgaaatgcctctaagcattttcccggtgggctaacgtttctgccagctcgataataaaaataatagttctttctattatagacacagggcctgaaatttcgtgggaaggcactggtcgattacatcgaccgcggtgcttcactggtacttgctttataaaatctgaaaggacgaaaggcaaagtcgacatcagcagaacttgaactcaaaacgtaaagacggacgaaatgccgctatgcattttgccagtcatgttaacgattctgccaactcgccaccttaataataataataatgatgataataataataataataataataataataataataatgatgatgatgatgatgataataataataataataataataataatgatgatgatgataataataataataataataataataataataataataataatgatgatgataataataataataataatgataatgataataataataataataataataataataataataataataataataataataataataataataataataataataattacaatcacgacatcaataatgataataatctttgaCACTTTATATAATTACAAGAACAAAGTACAAATACGGAACAATGAACAATGGCGGAATTTATACATGAAGCAATAACAATAAAGAGACATTGATAAAAAGAAGACACTATATGGTAATGGCAATATGTTAATTATTTCTATCCAGTATTGCTTCAGTAGCAACTAATGAGGAgagttagaaaaataaattacaaaaacatcTACAACAAATAATTATGATCAGCTCAAACGGATGAACATCCTAACCTTTTGTTGACCGATAATGTaccgtatatatacaaatatacatatgtgtgggggTAGGTGAGTGGGTGTgcacgtgcgagtgtgtgtgtacatatatacatatataaagatatacatatatgtatgcgtgtttgtgcatatagcatgtgtgtgtgtgtcatggcgCATGGCCTGAACGTGGGCATGAACGCAAGACAtgaacgtggtttcgattctccgACCAGCAGTgagttgtgttctcgagcaaaacactttattttaccgCGCTCCTTGCCACTCAGCTGTACGGGAATAGCCCTGCGATGGACTGTCGCCTAGCCAGGGGGATGGCATCCCTCGAAAGttacaacaatgcaaggaagtgcattgtgactagcggtGTATAACAGCATCCACTAGTCTGACCGATACAATAAtatagtgatgtgtgtgtgcgtgtgtgtgtgtgtgtgtatgtgcgtgtgtgtgcgtgcgtttattgCAAGATCTATTTTAATATTTAGACCCTTCATAACAGAGGCCTCTATGATGTTAATTCATTTCCATTTGTtcacaaaaatttaaatttattttgaactgCCCCACTTGTCCTGTTATACTTCGTTATTTTTGCAAAAGCATACATATTACTTTTATAAGCTTATAAGTTTAAATACGTATGGTGCTAAAAATCTTACTCCACTGATGATTGTTTACGTAGCTTATGAAACTTTATAAGATCTCAAAGTCTGGCGTCGTATTCGATATCTTAATATCCGTGCATATGGATTATGTTATTTCCTGTTCATTTGCACAAGTTTACCTGTACATATAGTAgatttaaatacatgcatatatatacacatacatatacaatacgcacacacatacataaaatttactacagctgtttcggtagaattttattgatgCCTTCAATTCACTATCCTCAGATTAAATTTTgaacatgtatagatatgcaaggtaatatattgatgatgatcTGTTCAACAACCAGCATCATAAATTAGTGGCACCTAACCAGTCCTGGCATCCTACTTACTTAGAGTCTAATGTGATTGaagagcactgctaacacagtagtacaGGGATATTGATTTATAAACGTTTAACATACTTTGTAGCATATCACGGTTGCATAACGAAAGGCCATGTCCCTATaagtcattaatatatatatataatatatatatatatatattatatatatatatatataatatatatatatatattcatatacatatatgcatacatacatgcatacatacatactgagagTCTCATCTTGCAGCGGCTCTACAATGAATGAATGGAATACATACGTGCTTTTGTATGAGTGCGGGcaagtgtatgcatgcgtatatatttcatgtatatatgtacatgtttgtgtggggGGGTATGTATGTCTTTTGGTAAGTgcctgtgcctctgtgtgtgtatgtgcatgtgattaagagtgcgtgcgtgtgtgtgtgtgtgtgtgtgtgtgtgtgtgtgtgcgtgagtgtatttgtgcatgtatatgtgcgttctTATAATTTAGTTATAGAACAACCCTGATCGAGTAGTTTAACCAAAGACGTTCCAGTCATGATCATCCCGTCTTTTTGTATATGTGGGACTCTATTCTACAACGTCTTCTTTTTCTAAAGAGGGCATGCTGTAGTTTCAGCTTTATAAGGCTGTGCCTACATCTATCTACAGAGACTATAACACCTAGTTCTCACAATAGACGCACGTCTTACTGACATACCAACGAAGGATTCTTTTCATTAGAAGTTCTCAACCATGGTGCATAGGATTTTTTGGAGTTCATGCAAGAAAATAGTAAGTTGAGGATCCAcaacagtattttaagggtccttGAAAGAATTTTGCTTTATATGTGTTTTTTGCAAGAAACAATTAGGTTTCTCACTCTagcgttttacatagttcaacgtGTTTCCAGCCATTGAAACGCGTTCTGTCATAGAGTCCAATTGTAAACCTATACAAGTAaaagtgtgaaaaacaaaatgggaattttgaaagaagtatttataaaacttgtctttaaacattgaatagctatgggggtccactacaataaaatagtaatcaagagtatccataggtaaaaaaaatagtagagaaccactgctctatacAGTCGTTCGATATGCTGTGGATGGGAAGCATGTTAGATAATGGAGAACTGGATTCCCCCAGCATAGGGGAAAAAGGATTGGTGACTGGAAGTGTTTCGATCATAAGTCTGttcaatcagaactgacctggagttaagcaaccacaacagcaataataacttttctattataggcacaaggtctggaatttgggaggagggggttagtcgattacatcgaccccagtgtttgactggtacttattttatcagcgccgaaaggatgaaaggcaaagtcaatcacagcggaatttgaactcaggacgtaaggacggacgaaatgccgctaagcattccgtccgatgtgctaacgattctgccagcacgccgccttaacaacaatgataacaacaccaACATGTCTCAATGACAATACTAGACTTCGGGCACTCccttcacactcacactcacgtaTGTGCACGTATTACAAGAactatgtgcatatgtgcgtacCTTTATGTATTAGTGAATATGTACagtcctatatgtatgtgtgtgtggttgtatatgaGCGTGATTGAATGTATATGTCAGCTTttaagtgtgtgggtgtgtttgcatgtgtgcatatttgtatctctctatatatgtaattgtacatGCGCGgtcctgtatctgtgtgtatgattacaaatgtgtatgtgcgtgtatgactgtatctgcatatttcaatatgtgtgtatccctctgtatgttgttgtttgttgctgcCGTTGTTTTACTTGGCCCTGCATCAACCCTCATTCGGCAGACATATGACCAAAGTATTCCATCTGTGACGATCCCGACTTAcatatttaaaatttacattGCGCCATGTGTCCTTCCTGTTTTAAGagtgtaggatgtgatttgagggaaaattaGTGGTTATTAATGTAAGCCAAACAGACATGTGAACAAAAGcgttccagcagtgaccatctcatcttttattcaaGCAAAGTATTTAGCACTAAATATCTAATAAGTAATTTCGCTTTTTTTTATAGCAGAGTAAGCTTTAAAGGCAATTTGACTaccatttctagcatgtcaggtgACATAAACtggtagatagactgatagatagatagacagatagatagatagatagatagatagatagatagatagatagatagatagataaacatgtacatatatatgcataattatatatatatttgtgatttgtatgtatgtatgcatgcatgcatacatgcaagtatgcatatgcatatatacatgtatgaacttCTAGGTCGGTGTCCGATGCGCTATCAGGCCACTaagtctaatttttaaaatatgtatctaGGAGATTACTGTTTTACAGCATGTTAACATTGCTGAAGCAGACACTACGCTCTGGTTCTGGCAATGATCGTCATTACAGTATTGTGGTATTGTGCAGGCTATAGTTGacttatgtttaaaaaaatttggcCGACAATTATTTTCTAATCCTCCCTTATAATCATAGTCGTCCAACAAGTACACAtgctctaatatatatgtatgcatgtatgtatagatggatgatcggatggatgggtggatggatagctggacggatggatgggtggatagatgcatgcatgcatgtatgtatgtgtgcatgtatctatatatctatgcatatatgaatacatatatgtgtatgtgcatgcatgcgtatgtgtatacatatatgtgtatgcatttatgtacatgtcTGTAGATATATCTATGGGCCTGCATTATTacttaaatgtctgtgtgtgcgcttgtgcacTCGAGTTTgtgcatgcgcgtgcgtgtgtcagtgtgtgtgtgtgtgtgtgtgtgtgtgtgttgtgtgtgtgtgtgtgtgtgtgcgtgtgtatgtaactatatatgtatgtatgtacatgtgtgtatatgtgtatgcatatacgtacatgcctTTTAGATACATTTGCACAtttgtatatcaatatgtgtgtttctgtatcctgcggaggtcgactttgccattcatgctttcgggatcgataaaataagttccagttgagcactgggattgatgtaatcgacttaccccctcctctgaagttgctggccttgtgtcaaaatttaacaccagtatatgcgtttgtgtgtgtatgtgtacgtgtcagAATCTGTACGTTCTTGTGTGTGAGAAAGCGGTtttgtgtatctgagtgtgtatgtgtgtgtgtttgtgtgagtgagtgtgtatgtgtgtgtgtttgtgtgagtgagtgtgtatgtgtgtgtgtttgtgtgagtgagtgtgtatgtgtgcgtgtgtctctgtgtgtgagtatgcgcggGCGTACACGCGTCCATACACAAAGAAATTAACATGAGGAAAGCACAGACTATTTACTCTTGCTAGACACAAATTTAACTGGCAATGCTGCCAACAAATTAATAACCAATAACACATTCGCTACTATCTTAAAAAGTAAAGTTATGTTTGATAAAtgtatttgataatgtagtcctaaaaccactatgtctgaatatatgacgagttggtcatggctagaacactTTCGATCAATCGTCAGATCTCTTAGTCAGGACAAACCTAAAGCTAAGAATCATAAACAACATGTAAGAAGATTCCATGAGGTCccgtgttagaaataacaaccaaaaaaaCTCAAATCACACTCCCGGTGTTTTAGCAAAAACAGTACTTTGAATAATGTCCCCATCGTACTTCTCTTTCCCTGCTCATGGGAAAAAGACAGAATAGTCACGGTTGGGATTCCTTTCTGCTTGGTGAAGGCTCGACAGCagctaagcaacagcaacaaccctcaaaaacattcttttaaagactagtagtagtagtagtagtagtagtagtagtagtagtagtagtagtagtagtagtagtagtagtagtagtagtgatttggtacaaggccagcagtattGATGGAGGGGTTTAGTAGACATCATCGATCTCAGTGTTTTGCTGGTTACCTTACATTATCGATCTCGGAAAGGTGAAAGACACGGTTAAcatgggcggaatttgaattcagagcgaaaagagccggaacaaatatccaaaggatagatagatagatagatagatagatagatagatagatagatagatagatagatagatagatagatagatagatagatagatagacagacagacagacagacaaacagacagacagacggactgacggacggacagactgacagacagacatctatcacaaacatgcatacatacatacatacatacattatacatacatacatacatacatacatacatacatacatacatcatacatacatacattatactactactgttattactattattattgcatcTACCACAAAAAATTCGTATAAGAAATATATCAAACAGCGAAATAGAATATTAAATACCATATGAAGAAATTATGGACTATTCACccaagagtatatgtgtgtgtacatgcaaagaAGCCTGCAGATGTtgcaagtattatatataatatataatacttgcAACATCTGCAGGCTtcttttgtgggtagtaaagaaatatatatatatatatatatatatatgcatacatacaatcatacgtaTGTGTTAGTGCgcgcttatatatacatagatacatgcatgcatacatacatacatacatacatacatacatacatacatacatacatacatacatacatacatacataatgcataacaCGCATATGTAAAGACTGTATATCTCATATATTCAGTCACACAGGTTCGCGCACACATCTACgagctttttgtcttttttttttttttgcttggttcTTTTTGTTACGTTTTGATACGATACTGATATACTCTGATACGGCACCTTTCGTGATCAGTCCTATAGACTTCAGAGAGATTGAGAAATGACTTGGTACTAGCTGTTTTACCCAATGGGTAATTATTTAACTCATGCGACACGAAGACAGATACTATTTAAAGATAGCCATACCGACTTATTGTTAAGTCTTGATGCAATTTTGATTTTGCATCGATTAAAATTGCACAGACTTTAACAATATGCTTGTATGAAACAGAACGACAAATTAAATGACAAGGTTAACACTTACCCTCTTTTTGTTCCTGACTCAATTCAGGTTCGTCGCTTTGCATTTCTCCAAATCCAAACATGCGTTTCAAACCCATCGTTGGTGTTACTTGATGTAACTGTAGACTCTGCTCGTCTTCTTGCAgctgttcttcttcttgctgttgcggctgttgctgctgcagcgtCACGAGAAGGTAATTTCCTGCACAACACAAAGCCCTGCACATTGAACTAAGCTTTAACAGTATGCTGGAGATACCGAAATATCCCAATGACAATGTCAGCAACGACAGCAACGTCAGCGGCGGAGAGTAAGCAGCGTAAGAAGCAGTGACAGCCCCGACAGCTTCTAAATACAATGAATGTAGCTGTGGAAGCTGTGTGTATCAGTAACGATGACAGTGAAGCGACTGGTTGAATGGCAACGAGGTAGTGGTGAAATAGTTATAGTAATAgtgaaaacgaaagtgaaagtaaggcTGAATAGGAAAGCAAACGAAATGGGTGGAGCTAATATTAGTTTCAGGCAACAATATTTTCCGCCTACTTTTACCCAGCTCATTCAAGACACTCCAAATTTGGAGTGAATATGAGTACAGGTGTGAGTATAGCGAAACACTCGTTAATAAGGGGGTTACATTTGGGAAATGGAATCGTAACTTGGAAATATTTcggttgtttataattttatgcttgtatttgtttgctgtgtgtgtgtgtgtgtgtgtgtgcgcgcgcgtgcgtgttattgattatttgtt
This DNA window, taken from Octopus sinensis linkage group LG4, ASM634580v1, whole genome shotgun sequence, encodes the following:
- the LOC115210831 gene encoding calmodulin-like, producing the protein MCRALCCAGNYLLVTLQQQQPQQQEEEQLQEDEQSLQLHQVTPTMGLKRMFGFGEMQSDEPELSQEQKEELYEAFKLFKSRKDKMSVLDIGEFLRCIGWNPSESDLEEAMNELEINGKGEVYLWDLERYVARRSADCVTGHERTDLLAAFNVLDKTGCGKIRIKDFRRFMTTLGDKMAPDEVEELLKEAKSEDTDFIEVKDLLEAMSLST